In a genomic window of Pieris brassicae chromosome 7, ilPieBrab1.1, whole genome shotgun sequence:
- the LOC123712398 gene encoding signal recognition particle subunit SRP72, whose amino-acid sequence MSANKESNLVQAYIELNKFCQSSDYERALKAAGKILQIAPTEQKAFHCKIVCYIQLHNFKEALVHLNNTKHAALAADLQFEKAYAQYRLNLPKDALQTVDSAPELTPALKELRAQILYRLEQYQDCYNLYRDIVKNTTDDYEDERKANMSAVVANLGAINPNADLPQFEETTYELSYNVGTTLAMRGKYNESLPVLKKAEQACSESVLEDGGTEEEAKEEAAIIRVQQAYCLQQSGKEKEAATIYQNVLKEKPSDQALVAIASNNLVVINRDSNVFDSRKRMKAATQEGLEHKLNSRQRAKIVYNQAILAIYSNQPDFCKQCCVKLTREFNEEKRAILIEASSLVKDGKIQQALNLLLKYGDTLTLAAAQVLLAQGDRKAAVKLLEESAFKFRPAVIGVLCTLLTADNDYEKASKLFTEVYEHYKNDDEKVKALRNVWRAAAEAHSRAGNATAAAQAHETLVRAAPGDKRTLARLVKALIHEPERARKLAANLPPITKLEGNIDIDALESSKWMMGAKIVKKTVQSKQEQSPGTPGSELGQKKKAKRKRKTKLPPSADLSRPPDPERWLPKYERTAYRKRRGIRRDVIKGSQGMTTNAVDQYDMSKQTPSVATAAKSPRVEVKSSESAWQRKQQQKKKGKGRKW is encoded by the exons ATGTCTGCCAACAAGGAAAGTAACCTTGTTCAGgcttatattgaattaaataaattttgtcaaaGTAGTGACTATGAAAGAGCATTAAAAGCTGCAGGAAAAA TTCTGCAAATTGCACCAACAGAGCAGAAAGCATTTCACTGTAAAATAGTTTGTTATATACAACTTCATAACTTTAAGGAAGCCTTAGTGCACCTAAACAACACAAAACATGCAGCGCTGGCGGCTGACTTACAATTTGAGAAGGCATATGCTCAATACAGACTTAATCTGCCTAAAGATGCATTACAAACAGTTGATAGTGCTCCAGAGCTAACACCAGCTCTTAAGGAACTGAG GGCTCAAATATTGTATCGCCTTGAACAGTACCAAGACTGTTACAATCTTTATAGAGATATAGTTAAGAATACCACTGATGATTATGAAGATGAAAGAAAGGCCAATATGTCAGCTGTTGTTGCAAATTTGGGTGCAATTAATCCC AATGCTGATCTTCCACAATTTGAGGAGACAACATATGAGCTCTCATATAATGTGGGCACAACACTGGCAATGCGGGGAAAGTACAATGAATCATTACCTGTACTGAAAAAGGCTGAGCAAGCCTGCTCGGAAAGTGTTCTTGAAGATGGTGGTACTGAAGAAGAGGCTAAAGAAGAAGCCGCCATTATTAG AGTCCAACAAGCATACTGCCTTCAACAAAGCGGTAAAGAGAAGGAAGCTGCCACCATCTACCAGAATGTTCTTAAGGAGAAACCAAGTGATCAGGCACTTGTTGCCATAGCTAGTAACAACTTGGTGGTTATCAATCG GGACTCCAATGTATTTGATTCTCGTAAGCGAATGAAGGCGGCAACTCAAGAAGGCTTGGAGCACAAACTTAACTCTAGACAACGAGCTAAGATCGTCTATAATCAAGCGATTTTGGCTATTTATTCTAATcag CCGGACTTCTGCAAGCAATGTTGTGTTAAACTAACCCGTGAGTTTAATGAAGAGAAAAGAGCTATACTCATTGAGGCCTCGTCATTGGTCAAGGATGGAAAGATTCAACAAGCATTGAATTTGTTACTGAAGTATGGAGATACCCTCACTTTGGCAGCCGCTCAAGTTTTGTTAGCTCAG ggTGACCGCAAAGCAGCTGTCAAGTTattagaagaaagtgccttcAAATTTCGTCCTGCTGTTATTGGTGTGCTCTGTACTTTGCTCACAGCTGACAACGATTATGAGAAGGCTTCCAAGCTCTTCACTGAAGTCTATGAACACTATAAGAATGATGACGAG AAAGTGAAAGCCCTCCGCAACGTATGGCGGGCGGCAGCTGAGGCCCACTCACGCGCCGGCAATGCAACCGCGGCTGCGCAGGCGCACGAGACGCTCGTGCGAGCGGCGCCAGGTGATAAGCGTACTCTAGCTAGGCTGGTCAAGGCGCTTATACACGAACCGGAAAGGGCGAGAAAACTTGCTGCAAACCTACCGCCCATTACTAAGTTAGAG ggcaatattgatatagatGCGCTGGAGTCTTCCAAATGGATGATGGGTGCTAAGATCGTCAAGAAAACTGTCCAAAGTAAACAGGAACAGTCCCCTgg AACGCCAGGTTCGGAGTTAGGCCAAAAGAAGAAAGCCAAACGAAAGCGTAAGACAAAACTTCCACCCTCCGCTGATCTTTCAAGACCTCCTGACCCAGAAag GTGGTTGCCCAAGTACGAGCGTACAGCTTATCGAAAACGACGTGGTATTCGACGTGACGTCATCAAGGGCAGTCAAGGGATGACTACCAACGCTGTTGATCAGTA tGATATGAGTAAACAGACACCAAGTGTAGCAACTGCTGCCAAAAGTCCACGCGTTGAAGTCAAGTCGAGTGAAAGTGCATGGCAAAGGAAACAACAGCAAAAGAAAAAAGGCAAAGGCCGCAAGTGGTAA
- the LOC123711799 gene encoding probable rRNA-processing protein EBP2 homolog has translation MPTSDFVLNESDSEIDSDEELQEAFAKGLLKPGLNEEIEKVEKRYANNVADIKTKLKEFQLKLPWVETLDLVTTVAPMAPDVALQIQQTAIRRKNLQENSKGKQVYDPTNDPVLNEFKRENLIHRQAQSAVLDGIKRLKDLNISTRRPDDFFAEMAKTDEHMQKVRKNLMAKQASQARVEKVRQLRDQKKMAKRVQIDTKLKQAADKKQMMEQLKRVRKGKSTDLDFLDDNKGKVNKGNVKNKVNKRRVMKDEKFGFGGKKKGSKLNTRESSSQMDGFNSSAKKKPFNFKSKQFTPNNKKKNQRPGKSKRKNAKR, from the exons atgcccACAAGCgactttgttttaaatgagAGTGATAGTGAAATTGATTCTGATGAGGAg ttacaaGAAGCATTCGCAAAGGGATTATTGAAACCAGGACTTAATGAAGAAATTGAGAAGGTAGAAAAACGGTATGCGAATAACGTAGcagatataaaaacaaaacttaaggAATTTCAGTTGAAATTACCATGGGTTGAGACTTTAGATTTGGTTACAACTGTTGCTCCCATGGCCCCTGATGTGGCATTACAAATTCAGCAGACAGCAATACGTCGaaa aaaCCTTCAAGAGAacagtaaaggaaaacaaGTGTATGACCCAACCAATGATCCAGTTTTGAATGAATTTAAGCGCGAGAATCTTATACATCGTCAAGCCCAATCTGCTGTGTTGGATGGCATTAAACGATTAAAGGATCTTAACATATCTACTAGAAG GCCTGATGACTTTTTTGCGGAGATGGCTAAAACAGATGAGCACATGCAGAAGGTTAGAAAGAACCTTATGGCCAAGCAAGCGTCACAAGCAAGAGTAGAGAAAGTGCGACAACTTAGAGATCAGAAAAAGATGGCTAAAAGAGTACAG ATTGATACAAAATTGAAGCAAGCAGcagataaaaaacaaatgatggaaCAATTAAAACGTGTCAGAAAGGGCAAGTCAACTGATTTAGACTTCTTAGATGACAATAAAGGAAAGGTAAATAAAGGCaatgttaaaaacaaagttaatAAGAGAAGAGTGATGAAAGACGAAAAGTTTGGTTTTGGTGGAAAAAAGAAGggttcaaaattaaatacccGAGAATCATCAAGCCAAATGGATGGTTTTAATAGTTCTGCCAAGAAAAAaccattcaattttaaatctaaacaaTTTACACCTAATAACAAGAAGAAGAATCAGAGACCTGGCAAATCTAAGAGGAAGAATGCCAAGAGATAA